A single window of Rhodamnia argentea isolate NSW1041297 chromosome 5, ASM2092103v1, whole genome shotgun sequence DNA harbors:
- the LOC115731274 gene encoding bifunctional riboflavin biosynthesis protein RIBA 1, chloroplastic-like translates to MASVNIVSLPTALARLQYSFRNSKSSNLLLQANHSSQIGFPSDITAVSLGGKLSSSGRGVVAAKAAVIPGGGETLSYPGDFVVSETLIGEESVGIQLQPDAVVFGALAADTAPISTSFPIEDDEFDLDQPTTGFASIPEAIEDIRQGKIVVAVDDEDRENEGDLIMAAEMATPEAMAFIVKHGTGIVCVSMKEEDLERLQLPLMVNQRQNEEKLRTAFTVTVDAKHGTTTGVSAHDRATTVLALASGDSKPEDFNRPGHIFPLKYREGGVLKRAGHTEASVDLAMLAGLEPVAVLCEVVDDDGSMARLPKLREFALRENLKIVSIADLIRYRRKRDKLVELAGAARLPTMWGPFTAHCYRSILDGIEHIAMVKGDIGDGQDVLVRVHSECLTGDIFGSARCDCGNQLAQAMQQIEAAGRGVLVYLRGHEGRGIGLGHKLRAYNLQDDGRDTVEANVELGLPVDSREYGIGAQMLRDLGVRTMKLMTNNPSKYVGLKGYGLAIAGRVPLVTPITEENKRYLETKRSKMGHIYGAEVNGRFSNLISKNGKPSSTVSSDLAVLDS, encoded by the exons ATGGCTTCCGTCAACATCGTCTCTCTCCCCACGGCTCTCGCTCGCTTGCAGTAC AGTTTCAGGAACTCGAAATCATCCAATTTGCTGCTCCAGGCAAACCATTCTTCGCAAATTGGTTTTCCATCTGATATAACCGCGGTTTCATTGGGTGGTAAATTATCTTCCAGTGGGAGGGGTGTTGTTGCAGCAAAAGCTGCAGTGATACCTGGCGGAGGTGAAACTTTGTCTTATCCTGGTGATTTTGTGGTGAGCGAGACTCTGATTGGTGAGGAATCAGTtggcattcaattgcagcctgATGCAGTAGTGTTTGGAGCGCTTGCAGCTGATACTGCGCCTATAAGCACTTCTTTCCccattgaagatgatgaatttgACTTGGACCAACCCACAACAGGCTTTGCATCTATTCCAGAAGCAATTGAGGACATCCGCCAAGGAAAG ATTGTAGTGGCGGTAGACGACGAGGACAGGGAGAATGAGGGTGATCTTATAATGGCAGCAGAAATGGCAACACCAGAGGCTATGGCATTTATTGTGAAGCATGGCACTGGGATTGTTTGTGTGAGCATGAAAGAGGAAGATTTGGAGCGCTTGCAACTTCCTTTGATGGTGAATCAGAGGCAGAATGAAGAGAAGCTTCGGACTGCATTCACTGTGACTGTG GATGCAAAGCATGGGACAACTACAGGCGTATCAGCGCATGACAGGGCAACGACAGTTTTGGCTCTTGCATCTGGAGATTCAAAACCTGAAGATTTCAACAGGCCGGGGCACATTTTCCCATTGAAGTACAGGGAGGGTGGTGTCCTGAAAAGAGCTGGGCATACAGAGGCTTCTGTTGACCTTGCTATGTTAGCTGGATTGGAACCGGTGGCAGTTCTTTGTGAGGTAGTGGATGATGATGGCTCCATGGCAAGATTGCCTAAGCTTCGTGAGTTTGCACTACGGGAGAACTTAAAAATTGTATCCATTGCTGATCTAATCAG GTACCGCCGGAAAAGAGATAAACTAGTTGAACTTGCTGGTGCTGCAAGATTACCAACAATGTGGGGTCCATTCACGGCCCATTGCTATAGATCAATATTAGATGGAATTGAGCACATTGCAATGGTCAAG GGTGACATTGGAGATGGCCAAGATGTCCTTGTGAGGGTACACTCGGAATGCCTCACAGGAGACATATTTGGATCTGCTAGATGTGACTGCGGCAACCAGCTTGCACAGGCGATGCAGCAGATAGAAGCTGCTGGTAGGGGCGTGCTGGTATACCTCAGAGGGCATGAAGGAAGAGGTATAGGTTTGGGGCACAAACTACGTGCCTATAACCTGCAGGATGATGGGCGCGACACCGTGGAAGCAAATGTCGAACTCGGGTTGCCCGTTGACTCTAGAGAGTATGGAATTGGTGCTCAG ATGTTGCGTGACCTTGGAGTCAGGACAATGAAGCTGATGACGAACAACCCGTCAAAGTATGTGGGGCTTAAAGGTTACGGCTTGGCTATTGCTGGGAGAGTCCCTTTAGTAACTCCAATAACAGAGGAGAACAAGAGATACTTGGAGACAAAACGCTCCAAGATGGGGCACATCTATGGTGCAGAAGTCAATGGCCGCTTCAGCAATCTCATAAGCAAAAACGGCAAGCCAAGTAGTACTGTTTCTTCTGATCTGGCCGTATTAGACTCATAG